The proteins below come from a single Candidatus Dadabacteria bacterium genomic window:
- a CDS encoding type II toxin-antitoxin system HicB family antitoxin, translating into MSDFPVLIWKEENVYVTGCPITSVSTFGDTYEEAMEHHKEAMELYIEDLSESEIEELAAFARPLSYNSVKLSLRREEA; encoded by the coding sequence ATGAGCGATTTCCCAGTACTGATATGGAAGGAGGAAAACGTCTACGTAACTGGTTGTCCAATCACATCAGTTTCGACTTTTGGGGATACATATGAGGAAGCAATGGAGCATCACAAGGAAGCAATGGAACTGTATATTGAAGACTTATCGGAATCGGAGATTGAAGAGTTGGCAGCTTTTGCCCGTCCGTTAAGCTACAATTCCGTGAAGCTTTCACTCAGGAGAGAGGAAGCTTGA
- a CDS encoding type II toxin-antitoxin system HicA family toxin: MQWGFTFKSAKGSHMKYENKKAGKTVIVPKHANKDIPVSTIQRIIKQSGLSRDIFIK, encoded by the coding sequence ATGCAATGGGGTTTTACTTTTAAAAGTGCTAAAGGAAGTCATATGAAATATGAAAACAAAAAAGCAGGAAAAACTGTAATTGTTCCAAAACATGCCAACAAAGATATTCCTGTTTCTACTATCCAGAGAATCATAAAGCAGTCTGGCCTTTCAAGAGATATTTTTATAAAGTAA